In the genome of Maniola jurtina chromosome 3, ilManJurt1.1, whole genome shotgun sequence, one region contains:
- the LOC123880728 gene encoding protein tiptop-like isoform X1: MRSKQQPRPSYRWLSTNENEEATSPEGGVKERGERERGARGGGGESRSASPASRASPPPDERDIEHSIPATLIQDPNAERESPRCLSRESSGAPRCPSNDSVYSGRSAPSLPLPAALSAALPAALPAALLPPHSAAVAAYLGAAAAAAQQRLLMSCQEDMTDSERADAVLDFSTKRSESPIDDDDDDAVNLTKNENGPLDLSVGTRKRAPEDSPSPVPTRKSSRTSDFKPISTPWTTPVAPHLPYFAAAVAAASLSPKGGLPHDWNGKLKHGTPTPNDATKALEKMSELSRLGGEELFRSVQSAALGAGLTPNAAARHSAWQSHWLNKGADQTKDVLKCVWCKKSFNSLADLTVHMKEAKHCGVNVPVPPSGGGPIPPSLLPPSSSPSTPSHNSSSSSGSSKPNHNDLNMLIKENMPIPRKLVRGQDVWLGKGAEQTRQILKCMWCAESFRSLAEMTSHMQRTQHYTNIISQEQIISWKSSDEAKGSNSSTPGTNNAVPPTTGTSSHVSAVLTCKVCDQAFSSLKELSNHMVKNSHYKEHIMRSITESGGRRRQTREKRKKSLPVRKLLELERAQHEFKNGEGNGVPMGKPIRDFGAGSRITCEKCGDKIETAVFVEHIRQCIGAPMSNSQRNFLKSALLSNNIIPPDVPGHITPTSRDGRKSINDEVPSPGSTHHRSPSSVNDSSPSSKDHNPSNEKSSSPSVLNAIEQLIEKSFDTRSRHSVPGMPGGTSHAPIGSSILKRLGIDESVDYTKPLVDAQTMSMLRNYHHQQGYGRRERSGSESSSMSERGGSRVESLTPDRKLDSYHMTPRTTPDTRGSQTPASEDRPAEVRIKKEITDEEDRDTCVDLSSQPVRVKTEVDDDEEHARPNSAGEEDKPTVPKRESEGPSPVPSPRSPASDRSAPTPGADRKPASSLGALSSMFDSLAGGGSSNEPSSSRRGGSHPLAALQKLCDKTETNSSRAPPPAPSPAGPPSILTFSWACNDAVVTDSIMKCALCDTPFISKGAYRHHLSKMHFVKDGALPEPVPVKAPPPAASPGAHKSSGSNAASPQDPRSPSQSFDESPHSKFLKYTELAKQLSSKYV; this comes from the exons AAGAAGCAACAAGTCCAGAAGGCGGCGTGAAGGAGCGTGGGGAGCGGGAGCGGGGCGCGCGGGGTGGTGGGGGGGAGTCGCGCTCCGCGTCCCCCGCGTCCCGCGCCTCCCCGCCGCCCGACGAGCGGGACATCGAGCACAGTATACCGGCTACCCTCATTCAGGACCCCAATGCTGAGAG AGAGAGTCCAAGATGTTTGTCACGGGAGTCGTCAGGCGCGCCACGATGTCCCTCCAACGACTCCGTGTATTCGGGTCGGAGCGCGCCGAGCCTGCCCCTGCCAGCTGCACTATCAGCGGCACTGCCGGCCGCCTTGCCCGCAGCGCTCTTGCCCCCCCACTCCGCAGCCGTGGCGGCCTACCTCGGTGCCGCAGCCGCAGCGGCCCAACAAAGGCTCCTCATGTCCTGCCAAGAAGACATGACAGACTCTGAACGCGCAGATGCCGTACTAGACTTCAGCACAAAGCGGAGTGAATCCCCTATCGACGATGACGACGACGACGCTGTCAACCTTACCAAGAACGAAAACGGTCCATTAGATTTATCAGTTGGCACCCGAAAACGTGCTCCAGAAGATTCTCCATCACCCGTACCGACGAGAAAAAGTTCTCGAACGTCTGACTTTAAACCGATTTCTACACCATGGACGACACCCGTTGCTCCACATCTACCTTATTTCGCAGCAGCTGTCGCCGCAGCTAGCTTATCACCTAAAGGTGGCCTTCCACATGACTGGAatggaaaattaaaacatgGAACACCTACACCGAACGATGCTACTAAAGCCCTGGAAAAAATGAGTGAATTGAGCAGGTTAGGTGGAGAAGAGCTTTTCAGATCTGTTCAGAGCGCGGCTTTAGGCGCTGGGTTAACCCCTAATGCTGCGGCTCGCCACTCTGCTTGGCAGTCGCATTGGTTAAACAAAGGAGCTGATCAAACAAAAGACGTTTTGAAATGTGTGTGGTGCAAGAAAAGCTTTAATTCGCTTGCTGATTTAACTGTCCATATGAAAGAAGCCAAGCATTGTGGCGTGAACGTGCCAGTGCCTCCATCGGGCGGTGGACCGATACCTCCATCGCTTTTACCGCCATCTAGTTCGCCTTCAACACCATCTCATAATTCCTCCTCTTCAAGCGGATCATCCAAACCGAATCATAATGATCTTAATATGCTCATTAAGGAAAATATGCCAATACCTAGGAAATTAGTCCGCGGTCAAGATGTATGGCTAGGAAAAGGGGCTGAACAAACTAGACAAATACTTAAATGCATGTGGTGCGCGGAGAGTTTCCGCTCCCTGGCGGAGATGACAAGCCACATGCAGCGCACACAgcattatactaatattatatcacaGGAGCAGATTATCTCTTGGAAGTCTTCCGATGAAGCCAAGGGGTCCAACTCCAGCACTCCCGGTACCAACAATGCAGTTCCTCCGACGACAGGAACGAGTAGTCACGTTAGCGCTGTATTAACTTGTAAAGTTTGCGACCAAGCGTTTAGTTCCTTAAAAGAATTAAGTAATCATATGGTTAAGAACTCTCACTATAAAGAGCATATTATGCGTTCTATAACTGAGAGCGGTGGTAGGAGACGACAAACGCGAGAAAAGAGAAAGAAGTCCTTACCGGTAAGGAAACTTCTCGAGCTTGAGAGAGCCCAGCACGAGTTTAAAAATGGGGAGGGCAACGGAGTTCCTATGGGGAAACCGATTAGGGATTTCGGGGCTGGAAGCCGCATAACATGTGAGAAATGTGGTGATAAAATTGAGACTGCTGTATTCGTAGAACATATTCGACAATGCATAGGCGCACCCATGTCAAATAGCCAAAGGAATTTTCTAAAAAGTGCTCttctttcaaataatattattccacCCGATGTTCCCGGCCACATCACTCCTACCAGTCGCGATGGACGTAAGAGTATCAATGACGAAGTTCCCTCTCCGGGATCAACGCACCACCGTTCCCCTTCTTCAGTTAACGATTCCTCTCCTAGTTCCAAAGATCACAACCCTAGCAATGAAAAAAGTTCGTCCCCATCTGTACTTAATGCCATAGAACAATTAATAGAAAAGAGTTTCGACACTCGTTCCCGGCATTCAGTACCCGGTATGCCCGGTGGGACTTCCCATGCTCCGATTGGATCTAGTATTTTGAAAAGATTAGGTATAGACGAGAGCGTAGACTACACTAAACCTTTGGTAGATGCACAGACTATGAGCATGTTAAGAAATTATCACCACCAACAAGGATATGGCCGTCGAGAACGTAGTGGTAGCGAATCCAGTTCCATGTCCGAAAGGGGTGGTAGTAGGGTAGAATCTCTTACTCCCGATAGAAAGTTGGATTCTTATCATATGACTCCGCGTACCACCCCGGACACCCGCGGCTCTCAAACTCCTGCGTCAGAAGATCGCCCCGCAGAGGTTAGGATAAAGAAAGAGATCACGGACGAAGAAGATCGCGATACATGTGTAGATCTGAGTAGTCAGCCAGTTAGGGTTAAAACTGAAGTAGATGATGATGAGGAACACGCGAGACCGAATAGTGCGGGTGAAGAAGACAAGCCAACCGTTCCTAAACGGGAAAGCGAGGGTCCGAGCCCAGTCCCAAGTCCGCGTAGCCCGGCTAGCGATCGTTCCGCACCCACTCCTGGTGCTGATAGGAAGCCGGCTTCCAGTTTAGGAGCTCTGTCATCCATGTTCGATAGCCTCGCTGGTGGTGGATCTTCCAATGAGCCTAGTTCTTCCCGACGTGGTGGCAGTCATCCTCTGGCTGCCTTGCAGAAACTTTGCGACAAAACTGAGACTAATTCGTCTCGCGCACCGCCCCCTGCACCGTCCCCTGCAGGTCCACCGAGCATTTTAACTTTCAGTTGGGCTTGCAACGACGCTGTGGTCACAGATTCGATCATGAAATGTGCTTTATGCGATACTCCATTTATATCGAAGGGTGCGTATCGGCATCATCTTTCCAAGATGCATTTCGTTAAGGACGGTGCTCTACCAGAGCCTGTCCCGGTCAAGGCCCCGCCGCCTGCAGCGTCTCCGGGTGCGCATAAAAGCAGCGGGTCCAACGCTGCTTCGCCGCAAGACCCACGGAGTCCTTCACAATCCTTCGACGAAAGTCCTCACTCCAAGTTCCTCAAGTACACGGAGCTGGCGAAGCAGCTGTCCAGCAAGTACGTGTAA
- the LOC123880728 gene encoding protein tiptop-like isoform X2, giving the protein MIVEPDHVRESPRCLSRESSGAPRCPSNDSVYSGRSAPSLPLPAALSAALPAALPAALLPPHSAAVAAYLGAAAAAAQQRLLMSCQEDMTDSERADAVLDFSTKRSESPIDDDDDDAVNLTKNENGPLDLSVGTRKRAPEDSPSPVPTRKSSRTSDFKPISTPWTTPVAPHLPYFAAAVAAASLSPKGGLPHDWNGKLKHGTPTPNDATKALEKMSELSRLGGEELFRSVQSAALGAGLTPNAAARHSAWQSHWLNKGADQTKDVLKCVWCKKSFNSLADLTVHMKEAKHCGVNVPVPPSGGGPIPPSLLPPSSSPSTPSHNSSSSSGSSKPNHNDLNMLIKENMPIPRKLVRGQDVWLGKGAEQTRQILKCMWCAESFRSLAEMTSHMQRTQHYTNIISQEQIISWKSSDEAKGSNSSTPGTNNAVPPTTGTSSHVSAVLTCKVCDQAFSSLKELSNHMVKNSHYKEHIMRSITESGGRRRQTREKRKKSLPVRKLLELERAQHEFKNGEGNGVPMGKPIRDFGAGSRITCEKCGDKIETAVFVEHIRQCIGAPMSNSQRNFLKSALLSNNIIPPDVPGHITPTSRDGRKSINDEVPSPGSTHHRSPSSVNDSSPSSKDHNPSNEKSSSPSVLNAIEQLIEKSFDTRSRHSVPGMPGGTSHAPIGSSILKRLGIDESVDYTKPLVDAQTMSMLRNYHHQQGYGRRERSGSESSSMSERGGSRVESLTPDRKLDSYHMTPRTTPDTRGSQTPASEDRPAEVRIKKEITDEEDRDTCVDLSSQPVRVKTEVDDDEEHARPNSAGEEDKPTVPKRESEGPSPVPSPRSPASDRSAPTPGADRKPASSLGALSSMFDSLAGGGSSNEPSSSRRGGSHPLAALQKLCDKTETNSSRAPPPAPSPAGPPSILTFSWACNDAVVTDSIMKCALCDTPFISKGAYRHHLSKMHFVKDGALPEPVPVKAPPPAASPGAHKSSGSNAASPQDPRSPSQSFDESPHSKFLKYTELAKQLSSKYV; this is encoded by the exons ATGATCGTCGAGCCCGACCACGTGAG AGAGAGTCCAAGATGTTTGTCACGGGAGTCGTCAGGCGCGCCACGATGTCCCTCCAACGACTCCGTGTATTCGGGTCGGAGCGCGCCGAGCCTGCCCCTGCCAGCTGCACTATCAGCGGCACTGCCGGCCGCCTTGCCCGCAGCGCTCTTGCCCCCCCACTCCGCAGCCGTGGCGGCCTACCTCGGTGCCGCAGCCGCAGCGGCCCAACAAAGGCTCCTCATGTCCTGCCAAGAAGACATGACAGACTCTGAACGCGCAGATGCCGTACTAGACTTCAGCACAAAGCGGAGTGAATCCCCTATCGACGATGACGACGACGACGCTGTCAACCTTACCAAGAACGAAAACGGTCCATTAGATTTATCAGTTGGCACCCGAAAACGTGCTCCAGAAGATTCTCCATCACCCGTACCGACGAGAAAAAGTTCTCGAACGTCTGACTTTAAACCGATTTCTACACCATGGACGACACCCGTTGCTCCACATCTACCTTATTTCGCAGCAGCTGTCGCCGCAGCTAGCTTATCACCTAAAGGTGGCCTTCCACATGACTGGAatggaaaattaaaacatgGAACACCTACACCGAACGATGCTACTAAAGCCCTGGAAAAAATGAGTGAATTGAGCAGGTTAGGTGGAGAAGAGCTTTTCAGATCTGTTCAGAGCGCGGCTTTAGGCGCTGGGTTAACCCCTAATGCTGCGGCTCGCCACTCTGCTTGGCAGTCGCATTGGTTAAACAAAGGAGCTGATCAAACAAAAGACGTTTTGAAATGTGTGTGGTGCAAGAAAAGCTTTAATTCGCTTGCTGATTTAACTGTCCATATGAAAGAAGCCAAGCATTGTGGCGTGAACGTGCCAGTGCCTCCATCGGGCGGTGGACCGATACCTCCATCGCTTTTACCGCCATCTAGTTCGCCTTCAACACCATCTCATAATTCCTCCTCTTCAAGCGGATCATCCAAACCGAATCATAATGATCTTAATATGCTCATTAAGGAAAATATGCCAATACCTAGGAAATTAGTCCGCGGTCAAGATGTATGGCTAGGAAAAGGGGCTGAACAAACTAGACAAATACTTAAATGCATGTGGTGCGCGGAGAGTTTCCGCTCCCTGGCGGAGATGACAAGCCACATGCAGCGCACACAgcattatactaatattatatcacaGGAGCAGATTATCTCTTGGAAGTCTTCCGATGAAGCCAAGGGGTCCAACTCCAGCACTCCCGGTACCAACAATGCAGTTCCTCCGACGACAGGAACGAGTAGTCACGTTAGCGCTGTATTAACTTGTAAAGTTTGCGACCAAGCGTTTAGTTCCTTAAAAGAATTAAGTAATCATATGGTTAAGAACTCTCACTATAAAGAGCATATTATGCGTTCTATAACTGAGAGCGGTGGTAGGAGACGACAAACGCGAGAAAAGAGAAAGAAGTCCTTACCGGTAAGGAAACTTCTCGAGCTTGAGAGAGCCCAGCACGAGTTTAAAAATGGGGAGGGCAACGGAGTTCCTATGGGGAAACCGATTAGGGATTTCGGGGCTGGAAGCCGCATAACATGTGAGAAATGTGGTGATAAAATTGAGACTGCTGTATTCGTAGAACATATTCGACAATGCATAGGCGCACCCATGTCAAATAGCCAAAGGAATTTTCTAAAAAGTGCTCttctttcaaataatattattccacCCGATGTTCCCGGCCACATCACTCCTACCAGTCGCGATGGACGTAAGAGTATCAATGACGAAGTTCCCTCTCCGGGATCAACGCACCACCGTTCCCCTTCTTCAGTTAACGATTCCTCTCCTAGTTCCAAAGATCACAACCCTAGCAATGAAAAAAGTTCGTCCCCATCTGTACTTAATGCCATAGAACAATTAATAGAAAAGAGTTTCGACACTCGTTCCCGGCATTCAGTACCCGGTATGCCCGGTGGGACTTCCCATGCTCCGATTGGATCTAGTATTTTGAAAAGATTAGGTATAGACGAGAGCGTAGACTACACTAAACCTTTGGTAGATGCACAGACTATGAGCATGTTAAGAAATTATCACCACCAACAAGGATATGGCCGTCGAGAACGTAGTGGTAGCGAATCCAGTTCCATGTCCGAAAGGGGTGGTAGTAGGGTAGAATCTCTTACTCCCGATAGAAAGTTGGATTCTTATCATATGACTCCGCGTACCACCCCGGACACCCGCGGCTCTCAAACTCCTGCGTCAGAAGATCGCCCCGCAGAGGTTAGGATAAAGAAAGAGATCACGGACGAAGAAGATCGCGATACATGTGTAGATCTGAGTAGTCAGCCAGTTAGGGTTAAAACTGAAGTAGATGATGATGAGGAACACGCGAGACCGAATAGTGCGGGTGAAGAAGACAAGCCAACCGTTCCTAAACGGGAAAGCGAGGGTCCGAGCCCAGTCCCAAGTCCGCGTAGCCCGGCTAGCGATCGTTCCGCACCCACTCCTGGTGCTGATAGGAAGCCGGCTTCCAGTTTAGGAGCTCTGTCATCCATGTTCGATAGCCTCGCTGGTGGTGGATCTTCCAATGAGCCTAGTTCTTCCCGACGTGGTGGCAGTCATCCTCTGGCTGCCTTGCAGAAACTTTGCGACAAAACTGAGACTAATTCGTCTCGCGCACCGCCCCCTGCACCGTCCCCTGCAGGTCCACCGAGCATTTTAACTTTCAGTTGGGCTTGCAACGACGCTGTGGTCACAGATTCGATCATGAAATGTGCTTTATGCGATACTCCATTTATATCGAAGGGTGCGTATCGGCATCATCTTTCCAAGATGCATTTCGTTAAGGACGGTGCTCTACCAGAGCCTGTCCCGGTCAAGGCCCCGCCGCCTGCAGCGTCTCCGGGTGCGCATAAAAGCAGCGGGTCCAACGCTGCTTCGCCGCAAGACCCACGGAGTCCTTCACAATCCTTCGACGAAAGTCCTCACTCCAAGTTCCTCAAGTACACGGAGCTGGCGAAGCAGCTGTCCAGCAAGTACGTGTAA